From the Manihot esculenta cultivar AM560-2 chromosome 3, M.esculenta_v8, whole genome shotgun sequence genome, one window contains:
- the LOC110603130 gene encoding uncharacterized protein LOC110603130: MDTMKQILAKAIRLADQVIKSAKDVACFKDECYNIKSYAQKLAALLRDMCARTRSEFYERPVHRVINETERVLDNALSVVLKCCNNSFIKRVLVIIPAAEFRKVSSQLESCVGDVSWLVGILFMAGENLMLPPIAANDPILAWIWGYISMLYHCSPDDRHNAVNELLSLSRDSYRNNKLIVHEGGVVPLLKLLKEGRIEDQVIAAKTIGTLGCDSETTQLIIDAGVSLVFAKILKEGAMEVQAEVAWAISQLVAKYPQCGDIFAQHNIIRLLVEHLAFETDHVQNVVVINKATSVLALVMAKTRLDMRKAIDECNDDKPYRIPCPHQPNSSLAVTSFKGGDLEDPNVKSRIKGMVARALHQLAKSDSSICCSIAESRAMTSFVVLLEEGTEDVQHSSAMALMEITAVAEEDTVLRRSAFRPSSPACKAVVDQLVKVVERQSTHLLIPCVKAIGNLARTFRVTETRIIAPLVELLYRNEAKFSEDPPRSKFIGNTRLRGSFTRLIRRLGETEAEICREALMALRKFACHNHLQIEHSQAIVDVGGVAPIIQLVDSGDEMVQIPALILLCNIALHVPNGEGLVRAYNLIEWASKQGDLTQNEMLQTLIPEAKGRLEIYHTCD, translated from the coding sequence ATGGATACCATGAAGCAAATATTGGCAAAGGCGATCCGATTAGCTGATCAAGTGATAAAATCTGCCAAAGATGTTGCCTGCTTCAAGGATGAGTGCTACAACATCAAGTCCTATGCTCAGAAGCTTGCAGCCCTCCTCCGCGACATGTGTGCCCGCACAAGATCTGAATTCTACGAGCGGCCCGTACACCGGGTCATCAATGAGACTGAACGAGTCCTAGATAATGCTCTTTCTGTTGTGCTCAAATGCTGTAACAATAGTTTCATAAAGCGCGTGTTGGTGATAATCCCTGCTGCTGAATTCAGAAAAGTTTCGAGCCAATTGGAAAGTTGTGTAGGCGACGTTTCTTGGCTCGTGGGCATATTATTTATGGCCGGTGAAAATCTCATGCTTCCTCCCATTGCTGCCAATGATCCAATTCTTGCTTGGATTTGGGGGTATATTAGTATGCTATATCATTGCTCACCAGATGATCGGCATAATGCCGTAAACGAGCTACTTTCTCTTTCTCGGGATAGTTATCGTAACAATAAGTTGATTGTACATGAAGGAGGTGTCGTCCCATTGTTGAAATTGTTGAAAGAAGGCAGAATAGAAGACCAAGTCATCGCAGCCAAGACAATTGGGACTCTAGGATGTGATTCGGAAACTACCCAACTCATCATTGATGCCGGTGTCTCGTTGGTGTTTGCGAAAATCCTCAAAGAAGGTGCTATGGAGGTTCAGGCTGAGGTGGCCTGGGCTATTTCACAACTTGTGGCCAAGTACCCTCAGTGCGGAGATATTTTCGCCCAACATAATATAATTCGCCTACTTGTTGAACATCTTGCATTTGAAACAGACCATGTTCAGAATGTTGTTGTTATCAATAAAGCCACCTCAGTCCTTGCACTTGTTATGGCAAAGACTCGCTTGGATATGAGAAAGGCAATTGATGAATGCAACGATGACAAGCCATATCGCATTCCATGTCCTCATCAACCAAATTCCTCACTTGCGGTTACAAGTTTCAAAGGTGGAGATTTGGAAGACCCCAACGTGAAATCCCGTATCAAAGGAATGGTGGCAAGAGCACTTCATCAGTTGGCCAAGAGCGACTCTTCCATATGTTGCAGTATCGCAGAATCAAGGGCGATGACTTCTTTTGTGGTTCTTCTTGAGGAAGGAACAGAAGATGTTCAGCACAGTTCTGCCATGGCATTGATGGAGATCACAGCAGTAGCAGAGGAAGATACAGTTTTGAGAAGATCTGCTTTTAGGCCAAGTTCACCTGCATGTAAAGCAGTGGTTGATCAGCTAGTGAAAGTCGTTGAAAGGCAAAGCACTCACCTTCTTATCCCGTGTGTTAAGGCAATTGGGAATTTGGCACGGACatttagagttacagagacgaGGATAATTGCCCCATTAGTTGAACTTCTTTATAGAAATGAAGCCAAGTTTTCTGAAGACCCGCCACGCTCCAAATTTATTGGGAATACAAGGTTGCGAGGTTCATTTACTAGATTGATTCGACGTCTTGGTGAAACAGAAGCTGAGATTTGCAGAGAGGCTCTAATGGCCCTTAGAAAGTTTGCATGCCATAATCATCTACAAATAGAGCATTCCCAGGCAATTGTAGACGTTGGAGGGGTAGCTCCCATAATCCAGCTGGTGGATTCTGGAGATGAAATGGTTCAAATCCCAGCATTGATTCTGTTATGCAACATTGCCCTGCATGTTCCCAATGGTGAAGGGCTCGTCCGTGCTTATAATTTGATAGAATGGGCATCCAAGCAAGGGGACTTGACCCAAAATGAAATGCTGCAGACATTGATACCAGAGGCCAAAGGTAGGCTGGAAATTTATCACACCTGTGATTGA